The sequence below is a genomic window from Chthoniobacterales bacterium.
CGAGGCCCTGCCGCGGCACCCGCACCCGCCACCGCGTCGGATAAACCGCGCCCGTCGCCGGGCTCTTCCACGTCGCGAGCGGCTCCAGCGAAAAATCTCCGTCCGCGATTCGCGTGACGGTGCCGTCGGGGGAAATCCAGCTCCCGCCGGACCACGGATCGCGTCCTCCGCCCTTCAACCGAAGCTGGAAAAGCATCAGCTCCGCGCCGTTATCGAATTGCAGGCTAAGCCAGTCCCAGCCGACCTGATTCGCGGCGAGCTGATTACTGGCCCATTCGTGGTCGAACCAGCTCAGGCCCGCCACGGGAATGCGCTCACCCGATCCAAGCGTGATCGTGCCGCTCGTTTCCAGGCGGGTGAGCGAATAGTAGTGGGAAGCGCGCCCGACGCCGTCGGCCTTCTGGCTCACGCCGTCCACGCCATGAATCGTCGGCGGCTTCACTGTCCGAAGCGTCAGATCGATGGTCTTCTCCGCATCGCGCCCGACGAGGTGAAAGGTCCCGTCCGGTCGCAACTCGAGCGAGCAGCCTTCGATCCACGCCAGGCGCTTCCCGGCGTCGAATCCCGCCTCGGCAAATGCCCCTCGCCGCAGGATCTGCCCAAAAAGGAAGCGGCCGCTGGTGAGATCGGACACCGCGAAGTGCGAAAACTTCAGGTCGTTCGTGAGAAAGCGCGAGCCGCCCTCCCGGCGCTCGGCGGGAGGAATCACGCCCTGCCGGAAGAACGTGAGCTGGTAGCCGAAGTCGCGGGCCTTGCGGCCATCCGTGGCATGGAGGTTGCCCGTGAAATACCACCACTCGGTCTTGAAAGCGGGGTGGTTGCCGTGGTCGCGCGGGAATTCGTAGCGCCAGCCGGGTAGCGCCGGCCGCCAGTCCGCCGCGGAAAGCCCGCCGAGACCGAGAGCGAGCGCCACGAGCGCCAGCCCGGCCTTCATTCGGGCTCGCCGATCAGCCGGCGCGGGGCGAGATCGAGTTCCGGCGGCGTTTCCACCTCGCTGCCGCCCGACGCGGCGCCAAGCTTCTTGAGCTCGCGGGCCTTGGAAAGAACCATGCGCTCGAGGCTGCCGACGGCAGTGTTGTAGGCGGAAGTGGCGGAGTTCAAGCCGCGGCCGATCTTCGCAAAATGCTCGGCGTAGGTGGCGATGCGGTCGTGCAAATCACGGCCGACGTCGCTGATGCGGCGGGCGTTTTCGTTCATCCGCTCCTGCTTCCAGCCGTAATGCACGGCCTGCAGCAGTGCGATCAGCGTCATCGGCGAGGCCGGGATCACGCGGCGCTCGACGGCCCATTCCAGCAGGGCCGGGTCTTTCTCGATCGCGGTGGAGAACGCCGTCTCCAGAGGCATGAACATCACGACGATCTCGGGCGAATTCTCGAACTGCGCCCAGTAGTTCTTCCCGGCGAGGGCCTCGATGTGATTACGCACCTGGCGGGCGTGGCTCTTGAGCTGAAGGGCGCGCGCGGCGTCGTCGGTGACCTCGAGCGCGTTCAGGTAGGCCTCGAGCGCGACCTTGGAATCGACGACCACGGTCTTGCCGCCGGGCAGGTTCACGATGAGGTCGGGACGAAGCCGGCCTCCGTCGGTTTCCACGCTGGTTTGCTGGGTGAAGTCGCAGTGTTCCTGCATGCCGACGAGCTCGACAACGCGGCGGAGCGAAATTTCGCCCCAGCGGCCGCGCGTGGCCGGCGCATGCAGGGCGCGGACGAGGTTCGACGTCTCGGTCTGCAGGCGGACCTGCGTCTCGGCGAGCGTGCCGACCTGCTGGCGCAGCGCGGAATACGCATCCACGCGCTCCTTCTCGAGCGCCCGCACGGCGACGTCGAATTTTTCGAGCTGCTCGCGCATCGGCTTCACAAGGCCATCGACCGCCTCGCGCTTGTGCTCGAAATCGCCGCGCGCCAGCTCGATGAAACGCTGGTTGTTCTCCTGCAGCGCGGCGAGCGAGAGCGCCTTGAATTCCTCGGAAAGCCGCTGCCGGGAGGCGTCCACGAGCGCGAGCTTCTCCGCGGTGGCGGCGCGTTCGGCCTCGAGCTGCGCTTCCAGTCGCACCCGTTCGCGTCCCGATTCCGCCAACCGCATGGCCAGCAGGATCGCCGCAATGGCGAGGGCCAGAACGAGGACGGCCAGGACGACAACGAGCGCTAAATCGGGCATGCGGGGACAAACCTATACGGCGCGCGAAAAAAAAGCGAAATTCCATCGCCGAATGGCCCGAATGCGAGCCTGCGCTCTTGCCGGATGCGCGGATTTCCTTCTACGTTCCGACATTCTCGCGGGCCGCCCCCGAGCGCACCGCTTATCACCTATGAAATTGCTTGTCGTCGACGACCAGAGTCCCGTCGGGGAGATCATCAGCCGCATTGCGCAGCAAAGCGGATGGCAGGCCATTCACACGGTTTCTCCCGACCGCCTCGACGAGATCATCCGCGAAGAAAAGGTGGATGTCCTGCTGCTGGATTTCGCGGTGAACGGGGCGCCGAGTTCCCGCCTGAACGGCCTGACGATCGCCGCCCAGCTTCGCGCCCAGGGTCTCGACACCGTGATCGTCCTTTTCACCGGCTGGCCCGATCTCGTAGACCGCACCGAGGCCACCAGGCTCAAGGTTCTTCGCGTGCTGGAGAAGCCGCTCGGCATCCAGGAACTGCGCCAGGCCCTTAACGAAGCCAAGCGAATCGTTCAGAAAGGCAGCCCGGCCGAAGGGAACTGAATCAGGCGATTTGTCGCTCGGCGAGCACGGCGGCGACCTTCGCGAGCAGCGCGTCGGGATGGAACGGCTTCGCGATGAAGTGCGCCTCGTTGAAGAGTGATTCGTCGTCCCATGCCGTGGCGAACCCACTCATGTAAAGAACCGCCACCTCGGGCCGCTGGGCGAGCACGGTCATGACGACATCGCGACCGGAGATTCCCGGCAGCACGAGATCGGAAAGCACGAGGTCGATCTCCCGCCGTCGCTGCGACCAAAGTTCGATGGCCTCCTCCCCGGTCTCCGCGGCATCCACGACGTAGCCGGCGCGAGTGAGAATGAATCGGGTGAGGTTGCGAATGCTTTCGTCATCTTCGACGAGGAGAATGGTGCGGGTCTCCCGCGGCACGGGAGCGGTGCCGTTGACCTGCGCCGGGGTTTCCTCTTCCGCGCAGGCAGGAAGACAAATGCGCACGATCGTGCCGGCCCCGGGCGCAGCCTCGAACCCGAGCGAGCCGCGCATGCGCTGCACGATCTGGTCGACGATGTAGAGCCCCATGCCGGTGCCCCCTTCGTTTTCGCGCGTGGTGAAAAACGGCTCGAGGACGCGCTGGCGGAGGGCGACGGGAATGCCGCAGCCTTCGTCCCGCACGGTAATCTCGACCATCGCGGCGCCGTTGCCGGCCGCGGGCTGGCAGCCGATCGTAATGACGCCGCCTTCGGGCATGGCGTCGATCGCGTTGAGCACCAGATTCATGAGCATCTGCTCGACGTCACTCGCACTCCCCCACACCCACAGCGGCGCCTCGGCCACGTTCACGCGCACCGTCGCCTTCTTCGCGACGAAGGCCTCGAACAACCGCGCCAGATCATTCACGAGGGCATTGACGTTTACGGGACGATCCTCCACCGAGCGGCGCCGGGCGAGATCGAGGACCTTGCGGGTGAGTTGCGAGGATTGCCGGCAGGCCTGGCCGATCTGCGTGGCGCGGCCCATGATCTCCGCCTCGTCGAGCCCCCCGCCCTCGATCAGTGCGGAATTCAGCTGGATGACGGTGAGAAGATTATTCAGGTCGTGAATGACTGAACTGGAAAGACGCCCGACCATCTCCATCCGCTGGGACTGGATCGCAACGCGCGAGGGGGCACTCATGGATACGGCGATTCTTGCCGGAATTTCCGCTTCTGCCAATCCCGCCGTTCAGAGTTCATTCCGGCTTGCCGACGGGGCATACCTCCTTAGACTCCCTTATCAGAATTCTCTGGTGCCATGGATCCCTCCTTCGACTCCTCGGTCTACGAAGGCTTGCTGGCATTACTCCAGAACGAGTTTCCGAAGACGTGCCCGCGCTGCCGGAAAGTCTATCCCGTGCTGGAGTCCTTTGTGGACCAAACGCTGCCCGTAATGACCGGCACCGGCCTGATGGGTTACGACGTCGGCGCCTCGGAGCAAAGCGTCGCGATGATGCGGAACTGCGTGTGCGGCTCGACGATGGCGACCTTCTGCTGCGACCGCCGCGATACCACGGACGGAGGCCTGCGTCGCCGCGCGATGTTCGAAGGCCTGCTCAATCAGCTCCAGACAAACGGCGTGGACGCCCTTGATGCGCGGGATCAGCTCCTGGCTTTCCTTCGCGGAGAACACAGCCCCTTGCTCGAACGCTTTGGCTTTCGCCAGCATCCGCACAGCCTGCAGCCGCCCTGCTGAGGCTTTCGCAGCTAGATGTTGTCGCCGAGGAAGGTGTGGATGCCGCACTCCGCCTTGTCGAAGCCGGTCCAGCGCCCCGCGCGCTCGCTATCCTGCTCGCCGACCGGCCGCGTGCAGGGCATGCAGCCGATGCTGCGATAGCCGCGGGATTGCAGGACGTTGATGGGGAGATCGTGCTCGCGCAGGTAGGCCTGCACCTCGTCGCGGGTCCATGTCGCCATCGGGTTCAGCTTCAGGATGTGCTGATCGTGCAACACGTCGAACTTGTAGAGCTCGGCGATCCTGGTCTTCGTCCGCGTCTCGGACTGCTGTCGGCGCAGGCCGGTGATCCAGACGTCGAGCGACTTCAGCTTGTTCTGCAGCGGAATGACCTTCCGCATGGTGCAGCAGAGGTCGGGATAGCGGTTCCAGAGCTCCGGGCCGTGCTCGGCAGCCTGCTCGTCGACGGTCTGCTCGGGATGGAGCGACTCGATCTGCACGCCGAGGCGCGCCTCGAGTTTGGCCTTGAGCTCCAGGGTCTCGGGAAACAGCAGGCCGGTATCGATCGTGAAGATCGGGAAGCGGAAGCCGTTCTCGTAGGCGGTGTGCATCACGACGATGCCCGCACCCTGAAAACTCGTGCCGATCGCCGCCTTCTCGCCGTAGGTCTCCCACCCCCACCGGAGAATCTCCACCAACGGGGCAGTTTCAAACTCGTCCGCCTTGCGGTGGATGACGTCGGGATCGAACTTCGTGAGTGACATGGGCTTTCACGCGGAGACGACGAAGCGCGGAGAAGGAATTTCCCCGCGCCCGTCGAGTCCTGGCGTGAGTCTTTCTTACAGCGACTTTGCCGCCGCGACAACGGTCTCCGGTGTCATACCGAGTTCCTTGAACACGGTGGCACCCGGCGCACTGAGGCCGAAACGGTCGATCGCGACCGTCTTGCCGTCGAGGCCGACATACTTGAACCAGGGCGTGGAAATGCCCGCCTCGATGCTCACGCGCTTGCGGCAGGTCGAGGGCAGGACTTCCTCCTTGTAGGCAGCGTCCTGGGCATCGAAACGCTCGAAGCAGGGGATCGAGACGACGCGCGTGCCGGCGCCGAGCTCATCGGCGGCCTTCAGCGCGTGCTGCAGCTCGCTGCCGCTGGCGAGGAGGATCGTCTCCAGCGCGGCGGTTTCCTTGCGAGCGATATAGCCGCCCTTGAAGACGCCTTCGCGACGGGTCGCGACGGGAATTTCCGTGAGCGTGGGCAGATTCTGGCGGCTGAGGACGAGCATCGTCGGCCCGGTGGTCTTCTCGAAGGCCGCGGCGAACGCGCCGGCGGTTTCCTCGGGATCCGCGGGACGGATGACGTCGAGGCCGGGGATGGCGCGCAGGGCGGCGACGGTTTCCACGGGCTCGTGGGTCGGGCCGTCCTCACCCACACCGACGGAATCGTGCGTGAAGATGTAGACGCAGGGCAGCTTGGAGAGCGCGGCGAGACGGATCGACGGGCGGCCATAATCGCTGAAGACGAGGAACGTCGCGCCGGACGGACGGAAGATGCCGTCGTAGGCGAAGCCGTTCATGATGCCGCACATGGCGTGCTCGCGAATGCCGAAGTGGATGTTGCGGCCCTCGTGGTTCTGGCGGTCGAAGTTGCCGCCGCCCTCGATGTAGTTGAGCGTGGAGCCGTGGAGGTCGGCGCTGCCGCTGATGACGAGCGGCATGGCCTTCGCGACGGACTGCAGCACGACGCTGCCAGCCTTGCGGGTAGCGATGGATTCGTCGGGCTTGAATTCCGGAATCGCGGCAAGGAGATCGGGCACCTTGCAGGCCTTGGCGTCGGAGAGCTCTTTGGCGAGATCGGCGTTGCCGGCTTCCCACGCGGCGAATTTCTTCTGCCACTCGGCATAGGCGGCCTTGAGCGTCTCCTTGTGCGCGGCGAAATAGGCGGTCGTCTTCGGATCGACGTAGAATTTCTCAGCGGGCAGGCCGAGTCCGGCGCGGGCGCTGTCGGCAAACTTCACGCCGGCCTCGCCGTGCGCCTTGTTCGTGCCTTCCACCTCGGGAATGCCCTTGCCGATCATCGTCTTCGCGATGATGAATTGCGGCTTGCCGCTCGTGGAGGCTTTCGCCTTCTCGAAGGTCGAAATGACCTCGGCGAGGTTGTTGCCGTCGATCTGGTGGACTTCCCAGCCGATCGCCGCGTAGCGCGCAGCGGCGTCCTCGCTCTGAGAAACGGGGCCCATCGCGTCGAGGGTGACGTTGTTGGCGTCGTAGAAAAGGATCAGGTTATCGAGGCCGAGGTGGCCGGCGAGGGCCGAGGCCTCCATCGCCACACCTTCCTGGAGGCAACCGTCGCCCGCGAGGCAGACGATGTGGTTATCGAAAATGCTGTGCTCGGCGGTGTTGAACTTCGCCGCGGCCATCTTGCCGGACATCGCGTAGCCGACGGCGTTCGACACGCCCTGGCCGAGCGGACCAGTGGTCGCTTCGACACCGGGGGTCTCGAAGTGTTCGGGGTGACCGGGCGTCTTGCTGTGGAGCTGACGGAAGTTCTTCAGATCATCGAGGCTGAGGTCGAAGCCGGAAAGGTGCAGCCAGCTGTAGAGGAACATCGATCCGTGGCCGGCCGAGAGGATGAAGCGATCGCGGTTGATCCAGTTCGGATCCTCGGGATTGACGGAGAGCGCGTAGCCATAGAGCGCGGCGCCGATTTCCGTGGCGCCGAGCGGAAGACCAAGGTGGCCCGACTTGCAGGCGGTAACGGCGTCAAGGGCGAGACCGCGGGCGTCGCGGCAGGCCAGCGAAAGGGATTCGATATCAATGCTCATGGGTCTGTGATTGCTGTGAACGAGAAAATGGGACCCCCCGCCTCATGGCAAGCCCTCGTTTCCCGAAACCGCGAAACATTCACCGTCCAATGATGAATTCCGCTCATCGCGGCGTCAGTTTTCACTACGGCACCCAGAAAACGACCGCCATTCCGACCATGTAGGCCACGCTCACGATCCAGGCGGAGCGGTAGTCGATCTGGTCTGCCAGCGAATGGCTGCGTTCGTTGAGATATTTGGCGAAGATGCTTTCCACCGCGACGATCAGCAGCACGACATACGTGAGCAGGAACGCGTAATCGATGCGGGTGAAATACGAAATCTTCGGGAGGTCGTCGTTCACCGCGAGACTTTGCGCCGTGACTGTCAGCAGGCAGGTGAGCACCTGGGCGACCCGCTCGGTGAGCGTTTCCTGATCCCAGAAAAAACAGGTGAGGGCGAAAAATGTGACCAGGCCGAGCGGAAAGATGATCCCCCAGATGTAGAACCATGGGTTGCGCTGCACGAGGATCGTCGAGGTGAAGCGCGAGTAGTTGTCGCCCGTGACATAGCGCTCCTCGGCGACGCGGGAGGTCACGGGCGAAGAGTGGTCGAGCAGCCAGCCGCTGATTTCCAGTTTCTCGTTCACGTGCCGCGGATTCTCGACGGCCACGAGCTGCACTTCGCTGGCATTCCAGAGGAAACTCTCGAGTTTCACCGAGAGCCGCTGGCGGTCGAACGGGAACCGGCTGAGTTCCATCGGCGAGCTGAAGTTCGCGGTGAGGCGCACCTCGTATTCGACCTGGCCGTCGGCGTAGATCGTGAGGGATTCCGCCTCGATCTGCGGATCGCCCGAGAGGTTCGAGACGGTGACGGCGGGCGTCCACATCTCCGCAAGCTGCTCCTGGGCCTTTGCGCCGGTGTAGAGCGCGCGGTCGGCGCCAAACGCCTTCGCATCGAAGGCCATGCGGGAGTCGCGCCATTTCACGTCGAAATACAGCGAGGCGCCGAATGTCTCTTCCGCGCCGTTCACGGAAGTGACGTCGAGCAGGAAGTAGTCGACCAGCACGGGCACGGGACCGTGGCGATCCGGCGGCAGGTCCACCATGCGACGCGCGGGATCGGGCACGAACTCCGCCAACGCGGCGCCCGCAAACAGCAGCCAGCAGCCCAACAGGACGAGGACGCGCATCAATGCCGATTTCCGAGAAAGACCACGCCGACTCCGGAAATAATCAGCACCGCGCCAAGGACGGTGGCGGCATTGAACTGCGTCTCGCGGAAGAAGAGCCACGCGAAGAATGCAACGAAGAGCGGATACGAAATCTCGATCAGCGAGGCGACCGTCGCGTTTTTCTCGCCGATCGCCATGTAGATGAGGAGCGCGCCAACGCCGGAGGTGATCACCGCAATGACGAGCCACACCCAGTCCTTGCCGATGCCGCGGATCTCGTCCGGAAACGTGGCGAGCCTGCCCGAGGCCGCGAGCGCGCCGAATCCCATCAGCGCGCCGACCACCGCGTAGAGCGTGAAGAAGACGATGGGAGAAACTCCGCGCTCGATGGCGCGACCGCTCGCCGCGTAGCTGATTCCCCAGATCACCGCAGCCGACAATGCGTAGACGAACCACATGGCCGCGACGCTAGCTGGCGCGGCGGCGGTTGGAAAGCCGTCTCCGTCGCGCAAGCACGATCACCAGCAGCACGGCACCCAGCGCCGCGCCCCATTCGCCAGGCTCGGGCACCGCGGTCACCGTCCAGGCCAGTCCGTAAGTCTCGCTCGTGAGCGTGCCGGGCAAATCGTAAATGACGTCGTCGAAAGTCACCCGCAGCCCATAGGTGCCGACGCCAAGGCCGAAGCGCAGGAATTCCGAGTTGTTGTAAAGACTCTCCGAACTCGCCACAGGCTCGACGAACGCGCCGTCGACCACGGTCCACACGCTCAGGTCGAGATTCGCAAAACTTCCGGAGAGCGGGATCAGGTTGAGAGCGTCGAAAGTCTCGTTCACGAACCAGTTGAGCGACACGGTCAGGACGACCGGCTCGTCGAACGCCAGGTCGAAGAGGTAGGAGTTCGCGCCGCCCTTTGCCACGGCGCCGATGTCCCAGCCCTCGAGGGCGATCACGCCGCCGCCGAGCCCGGCGACGTCGGTTGTTCCGCCCACGTAGATCGCAGCCGCGTTCGCGAGATCCATCGCCCCGGCACCGACCTTGGCATCGAGCGATTGCGTCGTGATCAGCTCGCCGTCGACCTCGTGCAGGCCGTTATCCCAGCCGACCGTTTCGGCTGCGGCCGCCATCAGGACGGACTTGATCACCCGTGTATCGCGCGCCTCGGACTGGCCGACAAGATAGACGCCGCCGTAGGAGACGTCCTTGAGCAGGGCCACCCCGCCGGCCACCACCGGGGAGGCGAAACTCGTGCCGGATGCCTCCACGAAAAACAGATCCGTCGCCGGATTTGCGGTGTCCCAGTATTCCGCGAGCGAGCCCGTCTTCCCGAGGTAGGCCGCGAGCGCGAAATCCTCGCCCGGCGCGGCGATCGAGACGGCCGCGCGCACGCCGGTGAGCGTAACCCCGGTCGCGGGATTGTAAAAATCCGCCGCGGCGCCGGAGGAGAAATCCGACGGCCGCCGGAAGGGCACGGCGTCCGCGGCGCCGCCGAGCGAACCGACGGTGATTCCGTTGAAGCCCGTGCCCGGCGCGACGGTCGGCCCTTCGTTGCCCGCAGCTCGCACGAAGGTCACCGTGGGATTCGCCGCCGAGAGCGCGTCGAGGATGCGATTCTCCTTCGACGTGGCGGCGGGGTCCGCGAAGCCCCAGCTGCTGTTGATGACATCGGCCTTCCCACCGACCGAGCCCTCGAAAAACGCGCGATAGGGCGTGAGAAACGATTCGTCCGAAATCTCGAAGGAGCCGATATTTTCCGGAGTGTGGTCGAAGGACGTCGCGATCGCGCCGGACCACAGCGTCGCCAGCGGCGCGATGCCCGCGCCGAAGAGCGAGAGGTTGCCGGCGCCATCATCCGCCGTGCCGGCGAGGACGTTGCCGACCATCGTTGCGTGGTAGTCGATGTCGCCGAGATCGGGGGCCGTGACGGGATCCCGCGCCGCGTTAACGAGCACCGAAGGCGCGTTCGGCAGGCCAAAGAACGAGCGGTCGAAGACATCGTGACCACTCCAGACGTGGCCAGCCTCGACATTGGCGATGACGACGTGCGTCCCGAGATAGCCGGCGTCGTAGAAGATGTTCGCGCCAACGAGGTCATTGATGACCTGCGGGGCCGTGAAGCCGCTGCTGCTGTCGTAGGGCGAGCTGATGATCGCCCGGGCCGGATCGCCGGCAACCGCCGCCGCAATGGCGAGCGTCGTCGCCAGCAAGCGAGCCCGGAAAGAACGCACCACAACCTCCATCACGTCACGGCGTCAGTTCGCCGTGCGGACTTTATGGAACAATCGGATCGGCCAGTCGAGCACCACGCCAAGGGCGAGCAGCACGAGCGGCCAGGCCGGCGCGAAATACCGCGTGTGCTCGATGCCTACGAGGTAGGTCGCGAGCAAGGCGCCGCTCATCAGCACGACCCAGCCGCCGAGCGGCCGCAGATAGGGCGGGAAAAGCGCGAGCAGACCGCCGACCACGGTCAGCCAGCCCACCGGAGTCAGCCGGCATTGCGCGAGCGACCAGCCCGACGCCTCCGGCCGGGTGATCAATTCTCCGCCGGCGCTGTAAGTGCGCACGTAGTTCTTCAGCCAGCCCGCGGCAGCCGAGTCCGGATGCGGCGAGATCCAGCTGCGGAAGGTCGCGGCGTCCGGCAATGGAGCGTCCTTGGGCAGGCCGAACGCGAGTTTCACCATGCTCTGGGGATTGCGCGCGCGGGCCAGCTGCTCGGTGAAACGATCGCCGAAATACGTGGCGTCGAACCGGTCGTCCTTGAAGTCATCCATGTTCGCCGAGCCCGC
It includes:
- a CDS encoding lipocalin family protein produces the protein MKAGLALVALALGLGGLSAADWRPALPGWRYEFPRDHGNHPAFKTEWWYFTGNLHATDGRKARDFGYQLTFFRQGVIPPAERREGGSRFLTNDLKFSHFAVSDLTSGRFLFGQILRRGAFAEAGFDAGKRLAWIEGCSLELRPDGTFHLVGRDAEKTIDLTLRTVKPPTIHGVDGVSQKADGVGRASHYYSLTRLETSGTITLGSGERIPVAGLSWFDHEWASNQLAANQVGWDWLSLQFDNGAELMLFQLRLKGGGRDPWSGGSWISPDGTVTRIADGDFSLEPLATWKSPATGAVYPTRWRVRVPRQGLDIEVRAQMDDQELRLSPVAYWEGAVRATGTHSGRGYLEMTGYAGAVVGLQAGE
- a CDS encoding DNA recombination protein RmuC, translating into MPDLALVVVLAVLVLALAIAAILLAMRLAESGRERVRLEAQLEAERAATAEKLALVDASRQRLSEEFKALSLAALQENNQRFIELARGDFEHKREAVDGLVKPMREQLEKFDVAVRALEKERVDAYSALRQQVGTLAETQVRLQTETSNLVRALHAPATRGRWGEISLRRVVELVGMQEHCDFTQQTSVETDGGRLRPDLIVNLPGGKTVVVDSKVALEAYLNALEVTDDAARALQLKSHARQVRNHIEALAGKNYWAQFENSPEIVVMFMPLETAFSTAIEKDPALLEWAVERRVIPASPMTLIALLQAVHYGWKQERMNENARRISDVGRDLHDRIATYAEHFAKIGRGLNSATSAYNTAVGSLERMVLSKARELKKLGAASGGSEVETPPELDLAPRRLIGEPE
- a CDS encoding response regulator is translated as MKLLVVDDQSPVGEIISRIAQQSGWQAIHTVSPDRLDEIIREEKVDVLLLDFAVNGAPSSRLNGLTIAAQLRAQGLDTVIVLFTGWPDLVDRTEATRLKVLRVLEKPLGIQELRQALNEAKRIVQKGSPAEGN
- a CDS encoding ATP-binding protein; translation: MSAPSRVAIQSQRMEMVGRLSSSVIHDLNNLLTVIQLNSALIEGGGLDEAEIMGRATQIGQACRQSSQLTRKVLDLARRRSVEDRPVNVNALVNDLARLFEAFVAKKATVRVNVAEAPLWVWGSASDVEQMLMNLVLNAIDAMPEGGVITIGCQPAAGNGAAMVEITVRDEGCGIPVALRQRVLEPFFTTRENEGGTGMGLYIVDQIVQRMRGSLGFEAAPGAGTIVRICLPACAEEETPAQVNGTAPVPRETRTILLVEDDESIRNLTRFILTRAGYVVDAAETGEEAIELWSQRRREIDLVLSDLVLPGISGRDVVMTVLAQRPEVAVLYMSGFATAWDDESLFNEAHFIAKPFHPDALLAKVAAVLAERQIA
- a CDS encoding phosphoadenylyl-sulfate reductase is translated as MSLTKFDPDVIHRKADEFETAPLVEILRWGWETYGEKAAIGTSFQGAGIVVMHTAYENGFRFPIFTIDTGLLFPETLELKAKLEARLGVQIESLHPEQTVDEQAAEHGPELWNRYPDLCCTMRKVIPLQNKLKSLDVWITGLRRQQSETRTKTRIAELYKFDVLHDQHILKLNPMATWTRDEVQAYLREHDLPINVLQSRGYRSIGCMPCTRPVGEQDSERAGRWTGFDKAECGIHTFLGDNI
- the tkt gene encoding transketolase; translated protein: MSIDIESLSLACRDARGLALDAVTACKSGHLGLPLGATEIGAALYGYALSVNPEDPNWINRDRFILSAGHGSMFLYSWLHLSGFDLSLDDLKNFRQLHSKTPGHPEHFETPGVEATTGPLGQGVSNAVGYAMSGKMAAAKFNTAEHSIFDNHIVCLAGDGCLQEGVAMEASALAGHLGLDNLILFYDANNVTLDAMGPVSQSEDAAARYAAIGWEVHQIDGNNLAEVISTFEKAKASTSGKPQFIIAKTMIGKGIPEVEGTNKAHGEAGVKFADSARAGLGLPAEKFYVDPKTTAYFAAHKETLKAAYAEWQKKFAAWEAGNADLAKELSDAKACKVPDLLAAIPEFKPDESIATRKAGSVVLQSVAKAMPLVISGSADLHGSTLNYIEGGGNFDRQNHEGRNIHFGIREHAMCGIMNGFAYDGIFRPSGATFLVFSDYGRPSIRLAALSKLPCVYIFTHDSVGVGEDGPTHEPVETVAALRAIPGLDVIRPADPEETAGAFAAAFEKTTGPTMLVLSRQNLPTLTEIPVATRREGVFKGGYIARKETAALETILLASGSELQHALKAADELGAGTRVVSIPCFERFDAQDAAYKEEVLPSTCRKRVSIEAGISTPWFKYVGLDGKTVAIDRFGLSAPGATVFKELGMTPETVVAAAKSL
- a CDS encoding EamA family transporter, which codes for MWFVYALSAAVIWGISYAASGRAIERGVSPIVFFTLYAVVGALMGFGALAASGRLATFPDEIRGIGKDWVWLVIAVITSGVGALLIYMAIGEKNATVASLIEISYPLFVAFFAWLFFRETQFNAATVLGAVLIISGVGVVFLGNRH
- a CDS encoding S8 family serine peptidase, translated to MVRSFRARLLATTLAIAAAVAGDPARAIISSPYDSSSGFTAPQVINDLVGANIFYDAGYLGTHVVIANVEAGHVWSGHDVFDRSFFGLPNAPSVLVNAARDPVTAPDLGDIDYHATMVGNVLAGTADDGAGNLSLFGAGIAPLATLWSGAIATSFDHTPENIGSFEISDESFLTPYRAFFEGSVGGKADVINSSWGFADPAATSKENRILDALSAANPTVTFVRAAGNEGPTVAPGTGFNGITVGSLGGAADAVPFRRPSDFSSGAAADFYNPATGVTLTGVRAAVSIAAPGEDFALAAYLGKTGSLAEYWDTANPATDLFFVEASGTSFASPVVAGGVALLKDVSYGGVYLVGQSEARDTRVIKSVLMAAAAETVGWDNGLHEVDGELITTQSLDAKVGAGAMDLANAAAIYVGGTTDVAGLGGGVIALEGWDIGAVAKGGANSYLFDLAFDEPVVLTVSLNWFVNETFDALNLIPLSGSFANLDLSVWTVVDGAFVEPVASSESLYNNSEFLRFGLGVGTYGLRVTFDDVIYDLPGTLTSETYGLAWTVTAVPEPGEWGAALGAVLLVIVLARRRRLSNRRRAS